In a single window of the Halobacteriovorax sp. DA5 genome:
- a CDS encoding trypsin-like peptidase domain-containing protein — MQFGFKALFISLFGLSFLTQADPYTDILLGKDVDNFTINEYYKKHYIEDKESLVVIGSHYKKSEMPIAGTGFTIESNDRKFIITNSHLIDGDNKFYIYQGQLYPIQEANTLSCANHDVAVIEVNDEIKETFGKYDQNKDSLYTYGKNNSPRGQQKSEFDFGEKRKRNNNNRPLFENSLTGEILSYVQIGNMYDLSCNFYPSSPEAYKGNALFVPISEAIKAITTEAIPYKQNHHNQIGKMNSILDLIAHNECRINLDSKEKEHEKSRQSFLSRSIITPSSIVPGMSGSPLLQNNNLTQSKYQIAGIATSYDRIMQKSIFASHSNIKYCLKNYLNEKRGHLDSVRFKYSKKYKSTYRQKKSERLIEEIPNTHGKANGDLTETKIKELYDLYLEKKKELNVTEDNRSNLQTIEILQNFKGKNIDQTIIRGGNGYGNGGGPLADNSLEFRERIIIPTGISVEGDLVIGFKCLNPNKKNEDNYIFANWEGLSYSENNQCREINTNEKIDLTKLLKNRVKNLKSDKDQNTEETFSIGSVIKLKNDKVILTVTGKKNKKKFKKSVVINNDIKSFRPRVEINLDEEHIIIADIKELFFIDMLNISRTSKNQRIEDAIQKDSKARVFYSLKKKGSNKGSIPLINTWK; from the coding sequence ATGCAATTTGGATTTAAAGCTCTATTTATCTCATTATTTGGCCTGTCTTTTCTCACGCAGGCAGATCCATATACAGATATCTTGCTTGGAAAAGATGTCGATAACTTCACCATAAATGAATATTATAAGAAACATTATATTGAAGATAAGGAATCTCTTGTTGTTATTGGCTCTCATTACAAAAAAAGTGAGATGCCAATTGCTGGTACCGGATTTACAATAGAAAGTAACGATAGAAAATTTATTATCACTAATTCACATTTGATTGACGGTGATAACAAATTCTATATTTATCAAGGACAGCTATATCCGATACAAGAAGCTAACACACTATCCTGTGCAAATCATGATGTTGCGGTTATTGAAGTAAATGATGAAATAAAAGAAACCTTTGGTAAATATGATCAAAATAAAGACTCACTTTATACTTATGGAAAGAATAACTCTCCAAGAGGACAACAAAAGAGTGAGTTTGATTTTGGGGAAAAGAGAAAGAGAAACAATAATAATAGGCCTCTTTTTGAGAACTCACTAACTGGAGAAATCCTCTCATATGTACAGATTGGAAATATGTATGACCTTTCATGTAACTTCTATCCAAGTTCACCTGAAGCATACAAAGGAAACGCCCTATTTGTTCCAATTTCAGAGGCAATAAAGGCAATAACAACAGAGGCAATTCCTTATAAACAAAACCATCATAACCAAATTGGTAAGATGAATTCTATTTTGGATCTGATTGCACATAATGAATGTAGAATAAATCTTGATTCTAAAGAAAAAGAACATGAGAAAAGTCGCCAATCATTCTTGAGCAGATCAATTATAACACCTTCAAGCATTGTTCCAGGAATGAGTGGTTCTCCACTTTTACAAAATAATAACTTAACTCAAAGTAAGTATCAAATTGCAGGTATCGCGACTTCATATGATCGTATCATGCAGAAATCAATATTCGCTTCTCACTCAAATATAAAATATTGTCTTAAAAATTACTTAAATGAAAAAAGAGGACATTTGGATTCAGTAAGATTCAAGTATTCTAAAAAGTACAAGTCTACATATCGACAAAAGAAATCTGAGAGATTAATTGAAGAAATCCCAAATACACATGGTAAGGCCAATGGAGATCTAACAGAGACAAAAATAAAAGAATTATATGATCTATACTTAGAAAAGAAAAAAGAATTAAATGTTACAGAAGATAATAGATCAAATCTACAAACGATTGAGATTTTACAAAACTTTAAAGGTAAGAATATAGACCAAACCATTATAAGAGGTGGAAATGGTTACGGAAATGGTGGCGGTCCACTTGCAGACAACTCACTAGAATTTAGAGAGAGAATAATTATACCAACAGGAATCTCAGTCGAAGGAGATTTGGTCATTGGATTCAAATGCCTAAACCCAAATAAAAAGAACGAAGACAACTACATCTTTGCAAATTGGGAAGGCCTTTCATATAGTGAAAACAATCAATGTAGAGAAATTAACACCAATGAGAAAATCGACTTAACAAAATTATTGAAAAATAGAGTTAAGAATCTAAAAAGTGATAAGGACCAAAACACAGAAGAAACGTTCTCAATTGGATCAGTCATAAAACTGAAAAATGACAAAGTAATACTGACTGTTACAGGAAAAAAGAATAAGAAGAAATTTAAAAAATCTGTGGTAATTAACAATGATATAAAAAGCTTTAGACCGAGAGTTGAAATAAACTTGGACGAAGAACATATTATCATTGCAGACATCAAGGAGCTTTTCTTTATCGATATGCTTAACATATCTCGAACAAGTAAAAACCAAAGGATTGAAGATGCAATACAAAAAGATAGTAAAGCGAGGGTCTTTTATAGCTTGAAAAAGAAAGGTAGTAACAAAGGTAGTATACCTCTTATAAATACTTGGAAATAA
- a CDS encoding HAMP domain-containing sensor histidine kinase, which produces MLVNANIFKKKLFLASVLMFILLGISCAYYFSSKNRKAVVELNQRIDLFVSVVGNFGYNGLIHNFKNYVNRSNEAYYKKAVIKFNEIEEAYLRSKDYKLSDTERESLENLFSTAQEYRNNLEILKNSDKNLSAEERDYLVRVDDTQADLAAKEVIRILESKEVQLNNISQDISRFSVVAIVLLIFAMASMYYFDLLALDRTNKKLTQTNEELLQFSYRTSHDLRSPLTTISILCDLIVRSIETNRFNENDLRVKVEKIKSRVNHLAELISSLLELARLDVSTHSNEELDFEAMISDIVISNEYLIEKNKIQFATDVDLSRAHSSQRVRVFQILSNIIINAVKYYDVKKDSPFVNVEIHDDINNLYITIADNGVGIPCESKSQVYEQFVRFNEDKSIGTGIGMYIVKKSVDYLNGTIDFSSSDEGTTFNVVIPTSLVTSTDNYVAQNSSKSILH; this is translated from the coding sequence TTGTTAGTTAACGCTAATATATTTAAAAAGAAGTTGTTTCTAGCGTCAGTTCTGATGTTTATTCTTCTTGGTATTAGCTGTGCTTATTACTTCTCTAGTAAAAACCGTAAGGCCGTAGTTGAGTTAAATCAGAGAATTGACCTCTTCGTTTCTGTCGTCGGCAATTTTGGATATAATGGCCTTATTCATAATTTTAAAAACTATGTAAATCGATCTAATGAAGCATATTACAAAAAAGCTGTCATAAAATTTAATGAAATCGAAGAAGCTTATCTTCGTTCAAAAGATTATAAACTATCCGATACAGAAAGAGAGTCTCTCGAAAATTTATTTTCAACAGCACAAGAATATCGTAACAATCTTGAAATTTTAAAAAATAGTGACAAGAACCTTTCTGCCGAAGAAAGGGATTATCTGGTACGTGTTGATGACACACAGGCCGATTTAGCGGCCAAGGAAGTTATTCGCATATTGGAGAGTAAAGAGGTTCAGCTTAATAATATTTCACAGGATATCTCTCGATTTAGTGTTGTTGCGATTGTACTTCTTATTTTTGCAATGGCGTCGATGTACTATTTCGATTTATTGGCACTGGATCGAACAAATAAGAAACTTACTCAAACAAATGAAGAGCTTCTTCAGTTCTCTTACCGTACATCTCATGACCTGAGATCACCTTTGACAACAATAAGTATTCTTTGTGATCTTATTGTTAGAAGTATCGAAACTAATCGTTTCAATGAAAATGACTTGAGAGTTAAAGTTGAAAAAATTAAAAGTCGCGTTAATCATTTGGCCGAGCTTATCTCAAGTCTTCTTGAACTTGCGCGTTTAGATGTTTCGACACATTCAAATGAAGAACTTGATTTTGAGGCAATGATCTCAGATATCGTTATTTCAAATGAGTATCTGATTGAAAAGAACAAGATTCAGTTTGCAACAGATGTTGATCTCTCCCGAGCGCACTCTTCTCAAAGAGTTAGAGTCTTCCAGATTTTAAGTAATATCATTATCAATGCTGTTAAGTATTATGATGTAAAAAAAGACAGTCCATTTGTGAATGTTGAAATACATGATGATATTAATAATCTTTATATTACTATTGCTGATAATGGGGTTGGGATACCATGTGAAAGTAAGTCACAAGTGTATGAACAATTTGTTCGTTTTAACGAAGATAAATCAATTGGTACAGGGATTGGAATGTATATCGTTAAAAAATCTGTTGACTACCTAAATGGAACAATAGACTTTTCTTCATCTGATGAAGGAACAACTTTTAACGTTGTTATTCCAACTTCTTTAGTGACTTCTACCGATAATTACGTTGCTCAAAACTCTTCAAAATCAATACTGCATTAG
- a CDS encoding TlpA disulfide reductase family protein, whose amino-acid sequence MKKYFSLQNIALVIALGVFIVKQAPIIANSFKIKERKIQTRTVKTIELNSKALEFPPQSKVVAFYWMTTCAPCKLEMLRLKKSVENGKIAKDSIYAINPFESTEKIRKYLKKSPYPFTFIEDNDLGYDLGIQVTPTTVFLDKGIVKSFSTGISFLGIYEAEKFLTN is encoded by the coding sequence ATGAAGAAGTACTTTTCCCTCCAAAATATCGCACTTGTCATTGCTTTGGGAGTGTTTATCGTAAAGCAGGCCCCGATAATTGCGAATAGTTTTAAAATTAAAGAAAGAAAGATCCAAACAAGAACTGTAAAGACAATTGAGCTTAATTCGAAGGCTTTAGAATTTCCTCCACAGAGTAAAGTAGTAGCGTTTTATTGGATGACAACATGTGCTCCATGTAAGCTTGAAATGCTACGATTAAAAAAATCTGTCGAAAATGGTAAAATTGCAAAGGATTCGATCTATGCTATCAACCCATTTGAAAGTACTGAAAAAATAAGAAAATACCTAAAGAAAAGTCCATATCCTTTCACTTTTATTGAAGATAATGATCTAGGTTATGATTTAGGAATACAGGTTACACCAACAACAGTTTTCTTAGATAAAGGAATAGTTAAGTCCTTCTCAACAGGTATAAGCTTTCTTGGAATCTATGAAGCAGAAAAATTTCTAACTAATTAA
- a CDS encoding serine hydrolase: MFRLEFNIYRSIILDRYSVCITISIEVIIKVILFVTFIFCLSCQFGQESNINTEKLDKFFAVLENKKVVSGSAILVKDGKSIYNKNYNFDKNNKNPIYRIGSVSKIYTATIILKLEEEGKLKLSDKLALYYPKIDKADKITIEDLLRHRSGIPNMTDLADYKEYSQTPQSESQMMERFYRYQLEFMPGEKYEYSNTGYVILSYIAQKAGNDTYANLLTSYIVNPLSLQETFVYDAKSRRSNEVTSYFKRANWEEATNTHQNVPLGAGAIASTPLEVATFLRGLFKEKIINSSSLKKMKEFIGEGEYGLGLMKFPYADKYFFGHTGGVDGYASIAAYNIEDDIAIVSLTNALAFNFNDMSLALLAGFYGDDFDIPVIQESILVKKEILDLYNGTYGSNDFPIKLTFRNEDGVLLGEASSDAQNEIPFEAFSNTIFKFQRAHIKLEFKDNGEILIFTQGEEFTLKKLN; encoded by the coding sequence ATATTTAGATTAGAATTTAATATTTATAGATCAATAATTTTAGACCGATATAGTGTTTGCATTACAATTTCAATAGAGGTCATCATAAAAGTAATTCTTTTTGTCACTTTTATTTTTTGTCTATCATGTCAATTTGGTCAGGAGTCTAATATTAATACTGAAAAATTAGATAAGTTTTTTGCTGTTTTAGAAAATAAGAAAGTAGTTTCAGGAAGTGCTATATTAGTAAAAGATGGTAAGTCCATTTATAATAAAAATTATAATTTTGATAAAAATAATAAGAATCCTATTTATCGCATAGGTTCTGTTTCGAAAATATATACTGCTACAATTATTCTAAAGTTAGAAGAAGAGGGGAAATTAAAGCTTTCAGATAAGCTTGCTCTCTATTATCCAAAGATAGATAAGGCAGATAAGATCACTATTGAGGACTTGCTTCGCCATCGTAGCGGTATTCCAAATATGACAGATCTTGCTGATTACAAGGAATACTCTCAAACTCCCCAATCTGAAAGTCAGATGATGGAGCGTTTCTATCGCTATCAGTTGGAGTTTATGCCTGGTGAAAAGTATGAGTATTCAAATACTGGTTATGTCATCTTAAGCTATATTGCTCAAAAGGCAGGAAATGATACTTATGCAAACTTACTAACTAGTTATATTGTTAATCCTCTTTCTTTGCAGGAGACCTTTGTCTATGATGCTAAAAGTCGTCGATCTAATGAAGTCACTAGTTACTTCAAAAGAGCTAACTGGGAAGAAGCAACCAATACTCATCAGAATGTTCCTCTTGGTGCTGGTGCCATTGCTTCCACACCACTAGAAGTTGCAACATTTCTTAGAGGATTATTTAAAGAAAAAATAATCAATTCAAGCTCTCTTAAGAAAATGAAAGAATTTATCGGCGAGGGAGAGTATGGATTAGGTTTAATGAAGTTTCCATATGCTGACAAATACTTCTTTGGACATACAGGTGGAGTCGATGGTTATGCATCTATCGCCGCCTATAATATTGAAGATGATATTGCTATAGTAAGCCTTACAAACGCTCTGGCATTTAACTTTAACGATATGTCTCTTGCTCTTTTGGCCGGATTTTATGGCGACGATTTTGATATTCCTGTCATTCAAGAGTCAATCTTAGTTAAGAAAGAAATACTTGATCTGTATAATGGAACATACGGAAGTAATGATTTTCCAATTAAGCTTACTTTTAGAAATGAAGATGGAGTTCTTCTAGGGGAAGCATCAAGTGATGCTCAAAATGAGATCCCTTTTGAAGCATTTTCTAATACGATATTTAAGTTTCAGCGTGCTCATATCAAACTTGAATTCAAAGATAATGGAGAGATCCTTATCTTTACACAAGGAGAGGAATTCACTTTAAAGAAGCTTAATTAG